In Deinococcus sp. YIM 134068, the following are encoded in one genomic region:
- a CDS encoding insulinase family protein — MTTEPLPALPTPGERLGRYTVERVEALPEMQGTLVLLRHDLGARHAHVSRDDDNLAFGVTFPTVPRDSTGVAHILEHVVLMGSQRFPVPDPFFAMIPRSLNTFMNAMTANDWTTYPFSTRNEKDYFNLLSVYLDATFFPLLRYESFRQDGHRFEFETADDPTTPLKLQGVVYNEMKGAMAAPGSVMYRAFGKALYPDLTYANNSGGSPEDIPDLTYEGLRAFHAAHYHPGNAFFYSYGRVDLRRVLDEIEGHVLSRFSPQTLDVGIPDQPGFREPRRVDVTYPGTDVERGGQVSVAWKLGPSTDPDANLRWSVLSDVLLGNPAAPLTRPLIESGLGSALADLSGYRDNFREAAFAVGLKGLSAGRAAEVQALVLDMLRTIARDGIDPALIESSLHQFEIAQREVSNAGSPYALQVMFRLMGPWLYGGDPVTGLRLEAELGRLREDLRAGRVFEPMIERDLLDNPHRVTLVLAPDPDLAARTEQAERELVERLSAGFTDEDRARIVRESLQLQSLQGQESDPNVLPTLGLGDVPPTVARPPYTTEELGRALVGRVPQPTGGLTYLDVRVRLPELPDELLETLPLYAYAVTRSGAAGQDYAAIARRTEAVTGGVSASVGMGGGPGSLDELRLSVTFGGKALARNGAELVALLRDLIAAPEFTRERLEQLLKQRLSGLKASVVNAGSAYAERLAAAQVSPAGSIEERLSGLSALATLKRIVEGDEVDALLERLNRIRDLILAGRPLICLTATEADLNLDLTPITGGFGGDAPTGHPAPRLLTGGPQARTADSPVAFNAVAFRTVPYTHPDSPALLVLSRLLRSEYLLKEIREKGGAYGGGASFDARGGVFTMSSYRDPHITRTYEVFRDARAFLDTAPLSERELTEAVLSASKTLDPLTSPDTVGRLRFYGDQAGYTPDVQEDYKARLLRVTLDDLKRVMDAHLKPENAGYALVAGRDPNADTEGLGLRFEVRSA; from the coding sequence ATGACGACCGAACCCTTGCCCGCCCTCCCCACGCCCGGCGAGCGGCTGGGACGCTACACGGTGGAGCGCGTGGAGGCGTTGCCCGAGATGCAGGGCACCCTCGTGCTGCTGCGCCACGACCTCGGTGCCCGGCACGCCCACGTCTCGCGCGACGACGACAACCTCGCCTTCGGGGTGACGTTCCCGACGGTCCCCAGGGACTCGACCGGCGTGGCGCACATCCTCGAACACGTCGTCCTGATGGGCAGCCAGCGCTTCCCGGTGCCCGACCCCTTCTTCGCCATGATCCCGCGCTCGCTGAACACCTTCATGAACGCGATGACGGCGAACGACTGGACGACCTACCCCTTTTCCACCCGCAACGAGAAGGACTATTTCAACCTCCTCTCGGTCTACCTCGACGCCACCTTCTTCCCGCTGCTGCGCTACGAGAGCTTCCGGCAGGACGGCCACCGCTTCGAGTTCGAGACGGCGGATGATCCGACCACGCCGCTGAAGCTTCAGGGCGTCGTGTACAACGAGATGAAGGGCGCGATGGCGGCCCCCGGTTCGGTGATGTACCGCGCGTTCGGCAAGGCGCTGTACCCCGACCTGACCTACGCGAACAACTCCGGCGGCTCCCCCGAGGACATCCCCGATCTCACCTACGAGGGCCTGCGCGCCTTCCACGCGGCGCACTACCACCCCGGCAACGCCTTTTTCTACTCCTACGGGCGGGTGGACCTGCGGCGGGTGCTGGACGAGATCGAGGGGCACGTCCTCTCGCGCTTCTCGCCGCAGACGCTCGACGTGGGCATCCCCGACCAGCCCGGCTTCCGGGAGCCGCGCCGGGTGGACGTGACCTACCCTGGCACCGACGTGGAGCGCGGCGGGCAGGTCAGCGTGGCGTGGAAGCTCGGCCCCAGCACCGACCCCGACGCCAACCTGCGCTGGAGCGTCCTCTCGGACGTGCTGCTCGGCAACCCCGCCGCGCCGCTGACCCGCCCGCTGATCGAGTCGGGGCTGGGGAGCGCGCTGGCCGACCTCTCCGGCTACCGCGACAACTTCCGCGAGGCGGCCTTCGCGGTGGGTCTCAAGGGCCTGAGCGCCGGGCGCGCGGCGGAGGTGCAGGCTCTCGTGCTGGATATGCTGAGGACAATCGCCCGTGACGGCATCGACCCCGCCCTCATCGAGAGCAGCCTCCACCAGTTCGAGATCGCCCAGCGCGAGGTGTCCAACGCCGGGAGTCCCTACGCCCTTCAGGTCATGTTCCGGTTGATGGGGCCGTGGCTGTACGGCGGCGACCCGGTGACGGGCCTGCGGCTGGAGGCCGAGCTGGGACGGCTGCGCGAGGACCTGCGGGCAGGCCGCGTGTTCGAGCCGATGATCGAGCGCGACCTGCTCGACAACCCTCACCGCGTCACCCTCGTCCTCGCGCCCGACCCCGACCTCGCCGCGCGCACCGAGCAGGCCGAGCGCGAACTCGTGGAGCGCCTGAGCGCGGGCTTCACCGACGAGGACCGCGCCCGCATCGTCCGCGAGAGCCTGCAACTCCAGTCCCTTCAGGGGCAGGAGAGCGATCCCAACGTCCTCCCCACCCTCGGCCTCGGGGACGTGCCGCCGACCGTGGCCCGCCCGCCGTACACGACCGAGGAACTGGGCCGCGCCCTCGTGGGCCGGGTGCCGCAGCCCACCGGGGGCCTGACCTACCTCGACGTGCGGGTGAGATTGCCCGAGCTGCCGGACGAATTGCTGGAGACCCTGCCCCTGTACGCCTACGCCGTGACCCGCAGCGGCGCGGCGGGCCAGGATTACGCGGCCATCGCCCGCCGCACCGAGGCCGTCACGGGCGGCGTGAGCGCGAGCGTCGGCATGGGCGGCGGGCCGGGCAGCCTCGACGAGTTGCGCCTGTCCGTCACCTTTGGCGGCAAGGCGCTCGCCCGCAACGGGGCCGAATTGGTGGCCCTGCTGCGCGATCTGATCGCCGCGCCGGAGTTCACCCGCGAGCGGCTGGAGCAACTGCTCAAGCAGCGCCTCTCTGGACTCAAGGCGAGCGTGGTGAACGCGGGCAGCGCCTATGCCGAACGCCTCGCCGCCGCGCAGGTCAGCCCCGCCGGGAGCATCGAGGAGCGCCTGAGCGGTCTGTCCGCCCTCGCCACCCTCAAGCGCATCGTGGAGGGGGACGAGGTGGACGCCCTGCTGGAGCGCCTGAACCGCATCCGCGACCTGATCCTCGCCGGACGACCATTGATCTGCCTCACCGCCACGGAAGCGGACCTGAATCTGGACCTGACGCCGATCACGGGTGGGTTTGGGGGCGACGCGCCCACCGGCCACCCCGCGCCCCGGCTGCTGACGGGCGGCCCGCAGGCCCGGACGGCGGATTCCCCGGTCGCCTTCAACGCGGTCGCCTTCCGCACCGTGCCCTACACCCACCCGGACAGCCCGGCGCTCCTCGTGCTGTCGCGGCTGCTGCGCTCCGAATACCTCCTTAAGGAAATCCGCGAGAAGGGCGGGGCTTACGGTGGCGGGGCAAGCTTCGACGCGCGGGGAGGCGTGTTCACGATGAGCAGCTACCGCGACCCCCACATCACCCGCACCTACGAGGTCTTCCGGGACGCCCGCGCCTTCCTCGACACCGCGCCCCTGTCCGAGCGCGAACTCACCGAGGCCGTGCTGTCGGCGAGCAAGACCCTCGATCCCCTCACCAGCCCGGACACGGTGGGCCGCCTGCGCTTCTACGGTGATCAGGCCGGATACACCCCCGACGTGCAGGAGGACTACAAGGCCCGCCTGCTGAGGGTGACGCTCGACGACCTGAAGCGCGTGATGGACGCTCACCTGAAGCCGGAGAACGCCGGATACGCCCTCGTTGCGGGCCGCGACCCGAACGCGGACACGGAGGGGCTGGGGCTGCGGTTCGAGGTGAGGAGCGCGTAG
- a CDS encoding 23S rRNA (pseudouridine(1915)-N(3))-methyltransferase RlmH, producing the protein MRLHLITVGEPRLAYARAGWDEYERRLRRYHKLAVTRVSGKTTAQESEAVARAAGRAPLILLDPRGRQFTSEGLSAYLGAQAVGGTGELAFAIGGPEGHTDALRASAHALWSLGLLTLPHDLAMVVMAEALYRAATISAGEPYHRG; encoded by the coding sequence ATGCGCCTGCACCTCATCACCGTGGGAGAACCCCGCCTCGCCTACGCCCGCGCCGGGTGGGACGAGTACGAGCGGCGGCTGCGGCGCTACCACAAGCTCGCCGTCACCCGCGTCTCCGGCAAGACGACGGCACAGGAATCCGAGGCGGTCGCGCGGGCAGCGGGCCGTGCCCCCCTCATCCTCCTCGACCCGCGCGGGCGGCAGTTCACGAGCGAGGGCCTGAGCGCCTACCTGGGCGCGCAGGCGGTGGGCGGCACGGGCGAACTCGCCTTCGCCATCGGCGGTCCCGAGGGGCACACCGACGCCCTGCGCGCCTCCGCCCACGCCCTCTGGAGCCTCGGCCTCCTGACCCTGCCGCACGACTTGGCGATGGTCGTCATGGCCGAGGCGCTGTACCGCGCGGCGACGATCAGCGCGGGGGAGCCGTATCACCGGGGCTGA
- the rsmI gene encoding 16S rRNA (cytidine(1402)-2'-O)-methyltransferase encodes MTAEGPPPHVWLVPTPVGNLGDITLRAVEVLRGADAVACEDTRRTGALLSHLGISRPLVRLDAHTMHRAPAVLEQYPRLAYVTDAGTPGISDPGAELVRAAVDLGTGVEVLPGATAFVPALVLSGLPGARFTFEGFLPRSGRERKERLAAIAARPETTVLYESPHRLADTLADLAGACGSERQASVTRELSKRFEETARGTLADLSARFSGEVRGEIVVVVAGRPAGEALPGESEAPDPAALARAWAEEGRSVRDIRDLLMARGVRKNDAYALALRVKQPA; translated from the coding sequence ATGACCGCCGAAGGTCCTCCTCCCCACGTCTGGCTCGTCCCCACGCCGGTCGGCAACCTCGGTGACATCACCCTGCGGGCGGTGGAGGTGTTGCGCGGGGCGGACGCCGTGGCGTGCGAGGACACGCGGCGAACCGGGGCGCTGCTGTCGCACCTGGGAATCAGCCGTCCTCTCGTGCGGCTGGACGCCCACACGATGCACCGGGCACCCGCCGTGCTGGAGCAGTACCCCCGGCTCGCCTACGTGACGGACGCGGGCACGCCGGGCATCAGCGACCCCGGTGCCGAACTCGTGCGGGCGGCGGTGGACCTCGGCACCGGGGTGGAGGTGCTGCCCGGCGCGACGGCCTTCGTGCCCGCGCTCGTGCTGTCGGGCCTGCCGGGTGCCCGCTTCACCTTCGAGGGCTTCCTGCCCCGCTCGGGCCGGGAGCGCAAGGAACGCCTCGCCGCCATCGCCGCCCGCCCGGAGACGACCGTGCTGTACGAGAGTCCGCACCGCCTCGCGGACACGCTCGCCGACCTCGCGGGCGCGTGCGGAAGTGAGCGGCAGGCAAGTGTCACCCGCGAACTCTCCAAACGCTTCGAGGAGACGGCGCGCGGCACCCTCGCCGACCTCAGCGCCCGCTTCTCCGGCGAGGTGCGCGGGGAGATCGTCGTGGTCGTCGCGGGCCGCCCGGCGGGGGAGGCGCTGCCCGGCGAGAGCGAGGCACCCGACCCCGCCGCCCTCGCGCGAGCCTGGGCCGAGGAGGGCCGCAGCGTGAGGGATATACGTGACCTCCTGATGGCGCGGGGGGTGCGTAAGAATGACGCCTACGCGCTCGCCCTGCGGGTCAAGCAGCCCGCTTAG
- the pfkA gene encoding 6-phosphofructokinase, with amino-acid sequence MTELHEIPTNHPNPAGVRRLAVLTSGGDAPGMNAAIRAVVRTATHHGIEVVGVRRGFSGLHRGELRLIGPRDVANTIQRGGTILLTARSRTWRSPEGRAAGAKHLRDWNVDGLIVIGGDGSFHGAYYLQEEHGVPVIGIPGTIDNDLYGTDHTIGYFTAVETALDAVDKLRDTGASHERIFVIEVMGRHAGHIALEVAVAGGAEEVFIPEDEKPVDGVVEIVKGSVAKGKASSIIIVAEGYPGGAQGVADAIQAGTGLETRVSILGHIQRGGTPVSSDRVLASRLGEAAVHALMDGKKGVMVGRHGGGVSHTPLHETWEKRKDVNRDLYRCAKTLSI; translated from the coding sequence GTGACCGAACTCCACGAAATCCCGACCAACCACCCCAATCCCGCCGGTGTCCGCCGCCTCGCCGTCCTCACGAGCGGGGGGGACGCGCCCGGCATGAACGCGGCCATCCGCGCCGTGGTCCGCACCGCCACCCACCACGGCATCGAGGTCGTGGGCGTGCGCCGGGGCTTTTCCGGCCTGCACCGGGGCGAACTGCGCCTGATCGGCCCGCGTGACGTGGCGAACACCATCCAGCGCGGCGGCACCATCCTCCTCACCGCCCGCTCGCGCACGTGGCGTAGCCCCGAGGGCCGGGCGGCGGGCGCGAAACACCTGCGCGACTGGAACGTGGACGGCCTCATCGTCATCGGCGGCGACGGCTCCTTCCACGGCGCGTACTACCTTCAGGAGGAACACGGCGTCCCCGTGATCGGGATTCCCGGCACCATCGACAACGACCTGTACGGCACCGACCACACCATCGGGTACTTCACCGCCGTCGAGACCGCGCTGGACGCCGTGGACAAGCTGCGTGACACCGGGGCGAGCCACGAGCGCATCTTCGTGATCGAGGTCATGGGCCGTCACGCGGGCCATATCGCGCTGGAGGTCGCCGTGGCGGGAGGTGCCGAGGAAGTCTTTATCCCCGAGGACGAGAAGCCCGTGGACGGCGTGGTGGAGATCGTCAAGGGCAGCGTGGCGAAGGGCAAGGCCAGCTCCATCATCATCGTCGCCGAGGGGTATCCGGGGGGCGCGCAGGGCGTGGCGGACGCGATTCAGGCGGGCACCGGACTGGAGACCCGCGTCAGCATCCTGGGTCACATCCAGCGCGGCGGCACGCCCGTCAGCAGTGACCGCGTACTCGCCAGCCGTCTCGGTGAAGCCGCCGTCCACGCGCTGATGGACGGCAAAAAGGGCGTGATGGTCGGTCGGCACGGCGGCGGCGTCAGCCACACGCCCCTGCACGAGACCTGGGAGAAGCGCAAGGACGTGAACCGCGACCTCTACCGCTGCGCGAAGACGTTGAGCATTTGA
- a CDS encoding trypsin-like serine peptidase, whose translation MYFEDTRLSTGTAFVIEYRGFNYLITNKHNVTGRNPTTNQPLSPTGGVPDKMVVWFNAEALGYWRDSTFELYNSDRRVWREHPQSDGTYDFVSFRLDALPSRRFYPYRFSDGPQDLELSPSDRVNVIGFPFGLSAGGKLAIWSSGFIASDLAINYDEKPIFLIDCRSRQGQSGSPVIFHSSTGQYSSTGGFHISTGPVTLLLGIYSGRVNNESDIGVVWKVEAIRQLLDHVHPQ comes from the coding sequence ATGTATTTTGAGGACACTAGGTTGTCTACTGGCACTGCATTTGTTATAGAATATAGAGGATTCAACTACTTAATCACAAATAAACATAATGTGACAGGCAGAAACCCGACGACGAATCAACCTCTCTCACCAACCGGGGGTGTGCCTGATAAGATGGTAGTGTGGTTCAATGCGGAGGCGTTAGGTTATTGGAGAGATTCTACTTTTGAATTGTATAATTCGGATCGACGAGTTTGGAGAGAACACCCACAGTCTGACGGAACGTATGATTTTGTTTCGTTTCGGTTAGATGCGCTTCCCAGTCGTAGGTTCTATCCTTACAGGTTTTCCGACGGACCACAGGATTTAGAGCTTTCTCCCTCAGATAGAGTCAACGTCATAGGTTTTCCTTTTGGTTTGTCCGCTGGTGGGAAGCTTGCTATCTGGTCGAGTGGATTTATAGCTTCTGACTTGGCCATAAATTATGACGAAAAGCCCATATTCTTGATAGATTGTCGAAGTAGACAAGGACAATCTGGTTCACCCGTAATATTCCACTCGTCGACCGGGCAGTATTCTTCAACTGGTGGCTTTCATATAAGTACAGGTCCAGTCACTCTTCTGCTGGGAATATATAGTGGCAGAGTTAATAATGAGTCCGATATTGGAGTTGTATGGAAGGTGGAAGCAATACGGCAGTTGCTAGATCACGTACACCCTCAGTAG
- the sufD gene encoding Fe-S cluster assembly protein SufD: MTQPFTQDLITQAGGPEWLTSKRRESLDLFNTLDVPHEGVEAWKYTRVEVAFGELRPHPKRERATDTAQLPASVQKRLQSTDAGAFLVLDGPDVVYATELPAELREKGVIFTDLKTAVEQHADKVQQYLYSVVPAEVPDDTTIAAPGTTPSKSPDPSEGKFSALAAALWTNGAFVYVPRGVEVELPLGSFRVMSEAGTYTATRTLVVAEENAQVTFIDEQDSEELPSTYAIGAVELVVKDGARVRYVSIQNWGKGVTHIQRQRGDVHRDATLNSLVVTMGGTLSRTEMQSYLRGQGSDSEMLALYFANEDQHFDHYTLQHHAAAHAHSDLLYKGVGDDRSVGVFSGMIKVDLGAQKTDAYQKHRTLMLSSEARNYSVPQLEINANDVRCSHGSTTGPVDQEQLFFLRSRGIRQELAEKMLVTAFLEDVLTRVPLRSVVEYIEGIIAEKVGAA; the protein is encoded by the coding sequence ATGACCCAACCCTTCACCCAAGACCTCATCACCCAGGCGGGCGGCCCCGAGTGGCTGACCTCCAAGCGGCGTGAATCGCTCGACCTGTTCAACACGCTCGACGTGCCCCACGAGGGGGTCGAGGCATGGAAGTACACCCGCGTCGAGGTGGCTTTTGGCGAGCTTCGCCCCCACCCCAAGCGTGAGCGCGCGACCGACACGGCGCAGCTTCCGGCGAGTGTGCAGAAGCGCCTGCAAAGCACCGATGCGGGCGCATTCCTCGTGCTGGACGGGCCGGACGTGGTGTACGCGACCGAGCTGCCCGCCGAGTTGCGTGAAAAGGGCGTGATCTTCACCGACCTGAAGACCGCCGTGGAGCAGCACGCCGACAAGGTGCAGCAGTACCTCTACTCCGTCGTGCCCGCCGAGGTGCCCGACGACACGACCATCGCCGCGCCCGGCACCACGCCGAGCAAGTCGCCCGACCCCAGCGAGGGCAAATTCTCCGCGCTGGCGGCGGCCCTGTGGACGAACGGTGCTTTCGTGTACGTGCCGCGCGGGGTGGAGGTCGAACTCCCCCTCGGCTCCTTCCGCGTCATGAGCGAGGCGGGCACCTACACGGCGACCCGTACCCTCGTCGTCGCCGAGGAGAACGCGCAGGTCACGTTCATCGACGAGCAGGACAGCGAGGAGCTGCCAAGCACCTATGCCATCGGCGCGGTCGAGCTGGTGGTCAAGGACGGTGCCCGCGTGCGCTACGTCTCCATCCAGAACTGGGGCAAGGGCGTCACGCACATCCAGCGCCAGCGCGGCGACGTTCACCGGGACGCGACGCTGAACAGCCTCGTCGTCACGATGGGCGGGACGCTGAGCCGCACCGAGATGCAGTCCTACCTGCGCGGGCAGGGGTCGGACTCCGAGATGCTGGCGCTGTACTTCGCCAACGAGGACCAGCACTTCGACCACTACACCCTCCAGCACCACGCAGCAGCACACGCGCACAGCGACCTGCTGTACAAGGGCGTGGGCGACGATAGAAGCGTCGGCGTGTTCAGCGGCATGATCAAGGTGGACCTGGGGGCGCAGAAGACGGACGCCTACCAGAAGCACCGGACGCTGATGCTGAGCAGCGAGGCGCGCAACTACTCGGTGCCGCAGCTCGAGATCAACGCCAACGACGTGCGCTGCTCGCACGGCTCGACCACCGGCCCCGTGGATCAGGAGCAACTGTTCTTCCTGCGCTCACGCGGCATCCGCCAGGAACTCGCTGAGAAGATGCTCGTCACCGCCTTCCTGGAGGACGTGCTGACGCGCGTGCCCCTGCGAAGCGTGGTGGAGTACATCGAGGGGATTATTGCGGAGAAGGTGGGGGCGGCGTAG
- a CDS encoding PIN domain-containing protein: protein MLVLDTNVLIALQKRNQRVLAEYVRALERDEVLAVPALVRYEARKELLNPLYARRLTVLDGLLSLHPTLDLDTETTDIAAVLFENLRAGGNLIEDADLLIAATALRHRAILVTHNTRHFDRIPGLSLTDWQKENPIS, encoded by the coding sequence ATGTTGGTTCTTGACACCAACGTTCTGATCGCTCTTCAGAAGAGGAACCAGCGAGTGTTGGCGGAATACGTGCGTGCGCTGGAAAGGGATGAGGTTCTTGCTGTTCCTGCCCTCGTCCGTTATGAGGCCCGCAAAGAACTGCTCAACCCGCTGTATGCCCGGCGTCTCACCGTGCTTGATGGGCTGCTCAGCCTCCACCCCACACTCGATCTGGATACTGAGACCACGGATATTGCCGCCGTTCTGTTCGAGAACCTACGAGCGGGCGGCAATCTCATTGAGGACGCCGACCTCCTTATTGCAGCGACAGCCCTGCGCCACCGGGCCATACTCGTCACCCACAACACCAGACACTTTGATCGCATTCCCGGTCTGAGTCTCACCGACTGGCAAAAGGAGAACCCCATCTCATGA